A region of Arabidopsis thaliana chromosome 5, partial sequence DNA encodes the following proteins:
- a CDS encoding RmlC-like cupins superfamily protein: protein MSHKFLISSIQSYSTNINPLPIFLMAMKSLSFLAVLSLLALTLPLAIASDPSQLQDFCVSANTSANGVFVNGKFCKDPKLVTADDFFFSGLQTARPITSPVGSTVTAVNVNNLLGLNTLGISLVRIDYAVNGQNPPHTHPRATEILVVEQGTLLVGFVTSNPDNRLFSKVLNEGDVFVFPEGLIHFQANIGKAPAVAFAALSSQNPGVITIANTVFGANPAINPTILAKAFQLNPRVVMDLQTKFKK, encoded by the exons ATGTCTCATAAGTTTCTTATCTCTTCAATACAATCTTATTCCACAAACATAAACCCTCTTCCTATCTTTTTAATGGCAATGAAGAGTCTCTCATTTCTTGCAGTGCTCTCTCTCTTGGCTTTAACACTTCCATTAGCCATTGCTTCTGATCCAAGCCAACTTCAAGACTTTTGTGTCAGCGCCAACACCTCAGCCAATGGCG tttttgttaaTGGAAAGTTCTGCAAGGACCCAAAGCTGGTCACAGCAGATGACTTCTTTTTCTCAGGGCTTCAAACTGCAAGACCCATTACTAGTCCCGTTGGGTCGACCGTGACAGCCGTCAATGTTAACAACCTTCTTGGATTAAACACTCTTGGAATCTCCCTTGTCCGTATTGATTATGCGGTTAACGGACAGAACCCACCTCACACCCACCCACGTGCCACAGAGATCTTGGTTGTCGAACAAGGAACACTTCTCGTAGGGTTTGTCACATCAAACCCGGATAATCGCCTATTCTCAAAAGTTCTCAACGAGGGTGATGTATTTGTGTTTCCCGAGGGACTCATCCATTTTCAAGCAAACATTGGCAAGGCACCAGCGGTTGCATTCGCCGCTCTAAGCAGCCAAAACCCTGGTGTCATCACTATTGCCAACACCGTGTTTGGGGCTAACCCAGCCATAAACCCAACTATTCTTGCAAAGGCATTCCAGTTGAACCCAAGGGTTGTCATGGATCTACAGACCAAGTTCAAGAAATAA
- a CDS encoding RmlC-like cupins superfamily protein (RmlC-like cupins superfamily protein; FUNCTIONS IN: manganese ion binding, nutrient reservoir activity; INVOLVED IN: response to salt stress; LOCATED IN: cell wall; EXPRESSED IN: fruit, root; CONTAINS InterPro DOMAIN/s: Cupin, RmlC-type (InterPro:IPR011051), Cupin 1 (InterPro:IPR006045), RmlC-like jelly roll fold (InterPro:IPR014710), Germin (InterPro:IPR001929), Germin, manganese binding site (InterPro:IPR019780); BEST Arabidopsis thaliana protein match is: RmlC-like cupins superfamily protein (TAIR:AT5G38930.1); Has 1503 Blast hits to 1499 proteins in 93 species: Archae - 0; Bacteria - 2; Metazoa - 0; Fungi - 39; Plants - 1443; Viruses - 0; Other Eukaryotes - 19 (source: NCBI BLink).), giving the protein MAMKSLSFLAVLSLLALTLPLAIASDPSQLQDFCVSANTSANGVFVNGKFCKDPKLVTADDFFFSGLQTARPITSPVGSTVTAVNVNNLLGLNTLGISLVRIDYAVNGQNPPHTHPRATEILVVEQGTLLVGFVTSNPDNRLFSKVLNEGDVFVFPEGLIHFQANIGKAPAVAFAALSSQNPGVITIANTVFGANPAINPTILAKAFQLNPRVVMDLQTKFKK; this is encoded by the exons ATGGCAATGAAGAGTCTCTCATTTCTTGCAGTGCTCTCTCTCTTGGCTTTAACACTTCCATTAGCCATTGCTTCTGATCCAAGCCAACTTCAAGACTTTTGTGTCAGCGCCAACACCTCAGCCAATGGCG tttttgttaaTGGAAAGTTCTGCAAGGACCCAAAGCTGGTCACAGCAGATGACTTCTTTTTCTCAGGGCTTCAAACTGCAAGACCCATTACTAGTCCCGTTGGGTCGACCGTGACAGCCGTCAATGTTAACAACCTTCTTGGATTAAACACTCTTGGAATCTCCCTTGTCCGTATTGATTATGCGGTTAACGGACAGAACCCACCTCACACCCACCCACGTGCCACAGAGATCTTGGTTGTCGAACAAGGAACACTTCTCGTAGGGTTTGTCACATCAAACCCGGATAATCGCCTATTCTCAAAAGTTCTCAACGAGGGTGATGTATTTGTGTTTCCCGAGGGACTCATCCATTTTCAAGCAAACATTGGCAAGGCACCAGCGGTTGCATTCGCCGCTCTAAGCAGCCAAAACCCTGGTGTCATCACTATTGCCAACACCGTGTTTGGGGCTAACCCAGCCATAAACCCAACTATTCTTGCAAAGGCATTCCAGTTGAACCCAAGGGTTGTCATGGATCTACAGACCAAGTTCAAGAAATAA
- a CDS encoding RmlC-like cupins superfamily protein (RmlC-like cupins superfamily protein; FUNCTIONS IN: nutrient reservoir activity; INVOLVED IN: biological_process unknown; LOCATED IN: cellular_component unknown; CONTAINS InterPro DOMAIN/s: Cupin, RmlC-type (InterPro:IPR011051), Cupin 1 (InterPro:IPR006045), RmlC-like jelly roll fold (InterPro:IPR014710); BEST Arabidopsis thaliana protein match is: RmlC-like cupins superfamily protein (TAIR:AT5G38940.1); Has 1368 Blast hits to 1367 proteins in 67 species: Archae - 0; Bacteria - 0; Metazoa - 0; Fungi - 0; Plants - 1363; Viruses - 0; Other Eukaryotes - 5 (source: NCBI BLink).), protein MGDVFVFPEGFIHFQFNVGRSPAVAFAALSSQNPGVISIVNTVFGSNPPTNLNVLAKGFQLDPRVAMLMDLQAKILIMKYEIDHELPFIVMPRCDSCLYFQVSS, encoded by the exons ATGGGAgatgtttttgtgtttccaGAGGGATTCATTCACTTCCAATTCAATGTGGGACGATCTCCAGCGGTTGCATTCGCTGCTTTGAGCAGCCAAAACCCCGGTGTCATCTCTATTGTCAACACCGTCTTTGGGTCTAACCCACCAACTAATCTGAATGTTCTTGCTAAGGGATTCCAGTTGGACCCTAGGGTGGCCATGCTCATGGATCTACAAGCCAAAATTCTGATCATGAAATACGAAATA GACCATGAGTTACCGTTCATTGTAATGCCACGATGTGATAGTTGCCTTTACTTTCAAGTGTCTTCATGA
- a CDS encoding RmlC-like cupins superfamily protein (RmlC-like cupins superfamily protein; FUNCTIONS IN: manganese ion binding, nutrient reservoir activity; INVOLVED IN: biological_process unknown; LOCATED IN: endomembrane system, apoplast; EXPRESSED IN: leaf whorl, leaf; EXPRESSED DURING: LP.06 six leaves visible; CONTAINS InterPro DOMAIN/s: Cupin, RmlC-type (InterPro:IPR011051), Cupin 1 (InterPro:IPR006045), RmlC-like jelly roll fold (InterPro:IPR014710), Germin (InterPro:IPR001929), Germin, manganese binding site (InterPro:IPR019780); BEST Arabidopsis thaliana protein match is: RmlC-like cupins superfamily protein (TAIR:AT5G38910.1); Has 1502 Blast hits to 1497 proteins in 92 species: Archae - 0; Bacteria - 6; Metazoa - 0; Fungi - 36; Plants - 1446; Viruses - 0; Other Eukaryotes - 14 (source: NCBI BLink).) has product MNMKNLYLAILYLLAASTLPFAIASDPSPLQDFCIGVNTPANALFVNGKFCKDPKLVTADDFYFSGLDKARTTESSPVGSNVTTVNVNQIPGLNTLGISLVRIDYGINGQNPPHTHPRATEILLVQEGTLFVGFFSSFPENRLFNKTLNKGDVFVFPEGLIHFQVNIGKQPAVAFASLSSQNPGVIIIGNTLFGSKPPIDPNVLAKAFQLDPKVIIQLQKKFG; this is encoded by the exons ATGAACATGAAGAATCTCTACCTTGCAATTTTATATCTCTTGGCGGCTTCAACACTTCCATTTGCCATTGCTTCGGACCCAAGCCCCCTTCAAGACTTTTGTATCGGTGTCAACACCCCAGCTAATGCTC TGTTTGTGAACGGAAAATTCTGCAAGGACCCGAAGCTTGTCACAGCAGATGACTTCTATTTCTCAGGGCTTGACAAGGCAAGAACTACTGAATCTAGTCCAGTTGGGTCTAACGTGACAACCGTGAATGTTAATCAGATTCCAGGGTTAAACACCCTTGGAATCTCACTTGTCCGTATTGATTATGGAATTAATGGACAAAACCCGCCTCACACGCATCCACGCGCTACCGAGATCTTGCTTGTCCAAGAAGGAACTCTTTTCGTTGgttttttctcatcattcCCCGAAAATCGCCTATTCAACAAAACGCTCAACAAAGGGGATGTATTTGTGTTTCCAGAGGGACTCATTCATTTCCAAGTGAACATTGGAAAACAACCCGCTGTTGCATTCGCTTCTCTAAGTAGCCAAAACCCTGGTGTCATCATTATCGGTAACACCTTGTTTGGGTCTAAACCGCCTATAGACCCGAATGTTCTTGCAAAGGCATTTCAGTTGGATCCTAAGGTGATCATTCAACTACAGAAAAAATTCggataa
- the BR6OX1 gene encoding brassinosteroid-6-oxidase 1 (brassinosteroid-6-oxidase 1 (BR6OX1); FUNCTIONS IN: monooxygenase activity, oxygen binding; INVOLVED IN: brassinosteroid homeostasis, brassinosteroid biosynthetic process; LOCATED IN: endomembrane system; EXPRESSED IN: fruit; CONTAINS InterPro DOMAIN/s: Cytochrome P450 (InterPro:IPR001128), Cytochrome P450, E-class, group IV (InterPro:IPR002403), Cytochrome P450, conserved site (InterPro:IPR017972); BEST Arabidopsis thaliana protein match is: brassinosteroid-6-oxidase 2 (TAIR:AT3G30180.1); Has 28933 Blast hits to 28862 proteins in 1616 species: Archae - 48; Bacteria - 4699; Metazoa - 10231; Fungi - 5134; Plants - 7576; Viruses - 3; Other Eukaryotes - 1242 (source: NCBI BLink).), which yields MGAMMVMMGLLLIIVSLCSALLRWNQMRYTKNGLPPGTMGWPIFGETTEFLKQGPNFMRNQRLRYGSFFKSHLLGCPTLISMDSEVNRYILKNESKGLVPGYPQSMLDILGTCNMAAVHGSSHRLMRGSLLSLISSTMMRDHILPKVDHFMRSYLDQWNELEVIDIQDKTKHMAFLSSLTQIAGNLRKPFVEEFKTAFFKLVVGTLSVPIDLPGTNYRCGIQARNNIDRLLRELMQERRDSGETFTDMLGYLMKKEGNRYPLTDEEIRDQVVTILYSGYETVSTTSMMALKYLHDHPKALQELRAEHLAFRERKRQDEPLGLEDVKSMKFTRAVIYETSRLATIVNGVLRKTTRDLEINGYLIPKGWRIYVYTREINYDANLYEDPLIFNPWRWMKKSLESQNSCFVFGGGTRLCPGKELGIVEISSFLHYFVTRYRWEEIGGDELMVFPRVFAPKGFHLRISPY from the exons ATGGGAgcaatgatggtgatgatgggTCTTCTCTTGATCATCGTGTCTCTCTGTTCCGCTCTCCTTCGATGGAATCAGATGCGATATACCAAGAATGGTCTTCCTCCTGGAACCATGGGCTGGCCAATCTTTGGCGAAACCACCGAGTTTCTCAAACAAGGCCCCAACTTCATGAGAAACCAAAGACTCCG ATACGGGAGTTTCTTCAAATCTCATCTTCTAGGTTGTCCAACGTTAATCTCAATGGACTCAGAAGTAAACAGATACATTTTAAAGAACGAATCAAAAGGTTTGGTTCCTGGTTACCCACAATCGATGCTTGATATACTTGGGACTTGTAACATGGCTGCGGTTCACGGTTCGAGCCACCGGCTTATGAGAGGCTCGCTTCTGTCTCTCATAAGCTCGACCATGATGAGAGATCATATCTTGCCTAAAGTTGATCACTTCATGAGAAGCTATCTTGATCAGTGGAATGAGCTTGAGGTTATTGATATCCAAGATAAGACCAAACAT ATGGCATTTTTATCTTCACTGACACAAATCGCTGGGAACTTAAGAAAACCATTTGTTGAAGAATTCAAAACTGCATTCTTCAAGCTTGTTGTTGGGACTTTATCCGTTCCGATTGATCTTCCGGGCACAAATTATCGTTGCGGAATCCAA GCAAGAAATAACATTGATAGGTTGCTAAGAGAGCTGATGCAAGAACGTAGAGATTCTGGAGAAACATTCACAGACATGTTAGGTTacttgatgaagaaggaaggtAACCGATACCCGTTAACCGATGAAGAGATAAGAGACCAAGTTGTGACGATTTTGTATTCGGGTTACGAAACTGTCTCTACGACCTCAATGATGGCTCTTAAGTACCTTCATGATCACCCAAAAGCTCTTCAAGAACTAAGA GCTGAGCATTTGGCATTCAGGGAAAGAAAACGACAGGACGAACCACTCGGTCTTGAGGACGTGAAGTCAATGAAGTTCACTCGAGCT GTGATTTATGAGACATCAAGATTGGCAACGATCGTTAATGGGGTCCTAAGGAAAACTACTCGTGACTTGGAAATCAACG GTTATTTAATCCCAAAAGGATGGAGAATTTATGTATACACGAGGGAAATTAATTACGATGCAAATCTTTATGAAGACCCATTGATCTTTAATCCATGGAGATGGATG AAGAAGAGCTTGGAGTCACAAAACTCATGCTTTGTGTTTGGAGGTGGGACAAGGCTTTGTCCTGGTAAGGAACTAGGGATTGTCGAGATCTCGAGCTTTCTCCATTACTTTGTTACGAGATACAG ATGGGAGGAAATAGGAGGGGATGAATTAATGGTGTTTCCGAGAGTTTTTGCACCAAAAGGCTTCCATCTTAGGATTTCACCCTACTAA
- the BR6OX1 gene encoding brassinosteroid-6-oxidase 1, whose product MDSEVNRYILKNESKGLVPGYPQSMLDILGTCNMAAVHGSSHRLMRGSLLSLISSTMMRDHILPKVDHFMRSYLDQWNELEVIDIQDKTKHMAFLSSLTQIAGNLRKPFVEEFKTAFFKLVVGTLSVPIDLPGTNYRCGIQARNNIDRLLRELMQERRDSGETFTDMLGYLMKKEGNRYPLTDEEIRDQVVTILYSGYETVSTTSMMALKYLHDHPKALQELRAEHLAFRERKRQDEPLGLEDVKSMKFTRAVIYETSRLATIVNGVLRKTTRDLEINGYLIPKGWRIYVYTREINYDANLYEDPLIFNPWRWMKKSLESQNSCFVFGGGTRLCPGKELGIVEISSFLHYFVTRYRWEEIGGDELMVFPRVFAPKGFHLRISPY is encoded by the exons ATGGACTCAGAAGTAAACAGATACATTTTAAAGAACGAATCAAAAGGTTTGGTTCCTGGTTACCCACAATCGATGCTTGATATACTTGGGACTTGTAACATGGCTGCGGTTCACGGTTCGAGCCACCGGCTTATGAGAGGCTCGCTTCTGTCTCTCATAAGCTCGACCATGATGAGAGATCATATCTTGCCTAAAGTTGATCACTTCATGAGAAGCTATCTTGATCAGTGGAATGAGCTTGAGGTTATTGATATCCAAGATAAGACCAAACAT ATGGCATTTTTATCTTCACTGACACAAATCGCTGGGAACTTAAGAAAACCATTTGTTGAAGAATTCAAAACTGCATTCTTCAAGCTTGTTGTTGGGACTTTATCCGTTCCGATTGATCTTCCGGGCACAAATTATCGTTGCGGAATCCAA GCAAGAAATAACATTGATAGGTTGCTAAGAGAGCTGATGCAAGAACGTAGAGATTCTGGAGAAACATTCACAGACATGTTAGGTTacttgatgaagaaggaaggtAACCGATACCCGTTAACCGATGAAGAGATAAGAGACCAAGTTGTGACGATTTTGTATTCGGGTTACGAAACTGTCTCTACGACCTCAATGATGGCTCTTAAGTACCTTCATGATCACCCAAAAGCTCTTCAAGAACTAAGA GCTGAGCATTTGGCATTCAGGGAAAGAAAACGACAGGACGAACCACTCGGTCTTGAGGACGTGAAGTCAATGAAGTTCACTCGAGCT GTGATTTATGAGACATCAAGATTGGCAACGATCGTTAATGGGGTCCTAAGGAAAACTACTCGTGACTTGGAAATCAACG GTTATTTAATCCCAAAAGGATGGAGAATTTATGTATACACGAGGGAAATTAATTACGATGCAAATCTTTATGAAGACCCATTGATCTTTAATCCATGGAGATGGATG AAGAAGAGCTTGGAGTCACAAAACTCATGCTTTGTGTTTGGAGGTGGGACAAGGCTTTGTCCTGGTAAGGAACTAGGGATTGTCGAGATCTCGAGCTTTCTCCATTACTTTGTTACGAGATACAG ATGGGAGGAAATAGGAGGGGATGAATTAATGGTGTTTCCGAGAGTTTTTGCACCAAAAGGCTTCCATCTTAGGATTTCACCCTACTAA
- the BR6OX1 gene encoding brassinosteroid-6-oxidase 1 (brassinosteroid-6-oxidase 1 (BR6OX1); FUNCTIONS IN: monooxygenase activity, oxygen binding; INVOLVED IN: brassinosteroid homeostasis, brassinosteroid biosynthetic process; LOCATED IN: endomembrane system; EXPRESSED IN: fruit; CONTAINS InterPro DOMAIN/s: Cytochrome P450 (InterPro:IPR001128), Cytochrome P450, E-class, group IV (InterPro:IPR002403); BEST Arabidopsis thaliana protein match is: brassinosteroid-6-oxidase 2 (TAIR:AT3G30180.1); Has 35333 Blast hits to 34131 proteins in 2444 species: Archae - 798; Bacteria - 22429; Metazoa - 974; Fungi - 991; Plants - 531; Viruses - 0; Other Eukaryotes - 9610 (source: NCBI BLink).), with protein MGAMMVMMGLLLIIVSLCSALLRWNQMRYTKNGLPPGTMGWPIFGETTEFLKQGPNFMRNQRLRYGSFFKSHLLGCPTLISMDSEVNRYILKNESKGLVPGYPQSMLDILGTCNMAAVHGSSHRLMRGSLLSLISSTMMRDHILPKVDHFMRSYLDQWNELEVIDIQDKTKHMAFLSSLTQIAGNLRKPFVEEFKTAFFKLVVGTLSVPIDLPGTNYRCGIQARNNIDRLLRELMQERRDSGETFTDMLGYLMKKEGNRYPLTDEEIRDQVVTILYSGYETVSTTSMMALKYLHDHPKALQELRAEHLAFRERKRQDEPLGLEDVKSMKFTRAVIYETSRLATIVNGVLRKTTRDLEINGYLIPKGWRIYVYTREINYDANLYEDPLIFNPWRWMVSPWSHKTHALCLEVGQGFVLVRN; from the exons ATGGGAgcaatgatggtgatgatgggTCTTCTCTTGATCATCGTGTCTCTCTGTTCCGCTCTCCTTCGATGGAATCAGATGCGATATACCAAGAATGGTCTTCCTCCTGGAACCATGGGCTGGCCAATCTTTGGCGAAACCACCGAGTTTCTCAAACAAGGCCCCAACTTCATGAGAAACCAAAGACTCCG ATACGGGAGTTTCTTCAAATCTCATCTTCTAGGTTGTCCAACGTTAATCTCAATGGACTCAGAAGTAAACAGATACATTTTAAAGAACGAATCAAAAGGTTTGGTTCCTGGTTACCCACAATCGATGCTTGATATACTTGGGACTTGTAACATGGCTGCGGTTCACGGTTCGAGCCACCGGCTTATGAGAGGCTCGCTTCTGTCTCTCATAAGCTCGACCATGATGAGAGATCATATCTTGCCTAAAGTTGATCACTTCATGAGAAGCTATCTTGATCAGTGGAATGAGCTTGAGGTTATTGATATCCAAGATAAGACCAAACAT ATGGCATTTTTATCTTCACTGACACAAATCGCTGGGAACTTAAGAAAACCATTTGTTGAAGAATTCAAAACTGCATTCTTCAAGCTTGTTGTTGGGACTTTATCCGTTCCGATTGATCTTCCGGGCACAAATTATCGTTGCGGAATCCAA GCAAGAAATAACATTGATAGGTTGCTAAGAGAGCTGATGCAAGAACGTAGAGATTCTGGAGAAACATTCACAGACATGTTAGGTTacttgatgaagaaggaaggtAACCGATACCCGTTAACCGATGAAGAGATAAGAGACCAAGTTGTGACGATTTTGTATTCGGGTTACGAAACTGTCTCTACGACCTCAATGATGGCTCTTAAGTACCTTCATGATCACCCAAAAGCTCTTCAAGAACTAAGA GCTGAGCATTTGGCATTCAGGGAAAGAAAACGACAGGACGAACCACTCGGTCTTGAGGACGTGAAGTCAATGAAGTTCACTCGAGCT GTGATTTATGAGACATCAAGATTGGCAACGATCGTTAATGGGGTCCTAAGGAAAACTACTCGTGACTTGGAAATCAACG GTTATTTAATCCCAAAAGGATGGAGAATTTATGTATACACGAGGGAAATTAATTACGATGCAAATCTTTATGAAGACCCATTGATCTTTAATCCATGGAGATGGATGGTAAGTC CTTGGAGTCACAAAACTCATGCTTTGTGTTTGGAGGTGGGACAAGGCTTTGTCCTGGTAAGGAACTAG
- a CDS encoding uncharacterized protein (unknown protein; FUNCTIONS IN: molecular_function unknown; INVOLVED IN: biological_process unknown; LOCATED IN: endomembrane system; EXPRESSED IN: 22 plant structures; EXPRESSED DURING: 13 growth stages; Has 3 Blast hits to 3 proteins in 1 species: Archae - 0; Bacteria - 0; Metazoa - 0; Fungi - 0; Plants - 3; Viruses - 0; Other Eukaryotes - 0 (source: NCBI BLink).): protein MKSIVFFFLLLLFAVATSDNVINGWYNLTAVHDDEVIWSSFAAPMMKGGSSYITYPVLRPQQACNPCSGAVKYAKKKNCLVYTRCKRFPKGM, encoded by the coding sequence atgaagtcaatagtcttcttcttcctcctcctgctCTTTGCCGTAGCAACCTCCGATAACGTGATAAATGGTTGGTATAATCTCACAGCCGTCCATGACGATGAAGTGATTTGGAGTTCTTTTGCGGCGCCAATGATGAAAGGTGGTTCGTCGTACATAACCTATCCGGTCTTGCGACCTCAGCAGGCATGTAATCCTTGTAGTGGAGCCGTTAAATatgccaagaagaagaattgtcTTGTCTACACCAGATGCAAACGCTTTCCTAAGGGCATGTAA